A region from the Cannabis sativa cultivar Pink pepper isolate KNU-18-1 chromosome 9, ASM2916894v1, whole genome shotgun sequence genome encodes:
- the LOC133030866 gene encoding uncharacterized protein LOC133030866, with protein sequence MALIPNSLKWMIHEFLRLKDKRDIITIPVPRGFIAPRTQITLSGEDLQQVATCDYIGNQGMLFGMMHIWESINGLRKIFKFYDPELLTVHGISDEEQSQSFDDAARRLANWLSLMNSNHQMFFIPWNIGMHWTLVVVAPRKIIHLNPVKGRPIPEEIEQMIGRAFMYIGDAHQYLGPWQGISQANCPRQPKSQECGFYVLKYITDIVARANPNRYIEDQKAFGGKKQYDPKTELLPLQRKWIEQLMAVIHGDD encoded by the exons atggcgttgatccctaattcgctaaaatggatgattcatgaattcctaaggctcaaagataaacgtgatataatcacaattcctgtcccccgaggattcattgcaccgcgtacccagatcacgttatctggagaggatttgcagcaggttgctacgtgtgactacatcggcaaccagggaatgctgtttggaatgat gcacatatgggagagcatcaacggtctgagaaaaattttcaagttttacgacccagagcttctcacagtgcatgggatcagcgatgaagaacagagtcagtcttttgacgatgcggcaagacgattggctaattggttatcattaatgaacagcaaccaccaaatgttctttattccttggaatatcgg gatgcattggacgctagtggtggttgcgccaaggaaaattatccatttaaaccctgtaaaaggccgcccaattcccgaagaaatagaacaaatgatcggaag ggcattcatgtatataggggacgcacatcagtatcttggcccgtggcaaggaatttcacaagcaaactgtccaagacaacctaaaagccaagaatgcggtttttatgttttgaaatatatcactgacatcgtcgcacgtgccaaccccaaccgttacatagaagatcaaaaagct tttgggggtaagaagcaatacgatccaaaaacagaattgttaccactacagcgaaagtggatcgaacaattgatggcggtgattcacggtgacgattga
- the LOC115722043 gene encoding serine/threonine-protein kinase BLUS1, whose amino-acid sequence MAKDSEPENHNNDEISTTNLGIRSSSQYPLDSNSYKILHEIGAGVSAVVYKAICLPKNSAVVAIKSIDLDIKSRTDFDNVRRETKMMSLLSHPNILNAHCSFMVDRRLWVVMPFMSAGSLQSIIASSFPNGLSEPSIAVVLKEILNALSYLHDQGQLHRDIKAGNIMMDANGCVKLADFGVSASIYESNSNRGLSTSLSSLTDVTGTPYWMAPEVIHSHNGYGFKADIWSFGITALELAHGCPPLSHLPLSKSLLMKITKRFRFSDYENTKNNKNKQRFSKSFKDMVGLCLDQDPTKRPTAEKLLKHPFFKNCTKGPDFLVKNILHGLSSVEDRFNKLITTNITTTTTTTTLQHRHDDDDDGDDDGDGSCIIREKQRRISGWNFNEDGFKLDPVFPTQSVNEEVVEDNSVAKQVSFGGETVMNKADSNSTNKEKNINIINNVDRLFVDEFSESQDSGCVSELMGESSSPMSSLLSCSAGELVSESRPSEISSTVGGVDREKMLESIQLIKRSVEEERRVLMEVLKVLGLVENYDSGDHHHNTTVISREEYLAQTIEKLRCELEMEKKKSLDLEMEIEFLNHQISSISRNHDYT is encoded by the exons ATGGCTAAAGATTCAGAACCAGAAAATCATAACAATGATGAGATATCAACAACAAACCTAGGAATAAGATCATCATCACAATACCCATTAGACTCAAACTCATACAAAATCCTCCACGAGATCGGAGCCGGAGTGAGTGCAGTGGTCTACAAAGCCATTTGTTTGCCCAAGAACTCAGCCGTGGTGGCCATCAAATCCATAGATCTGGACATCAAGTCTCGTACAGATTTCGATAATGTCCGACGCGAAACGAAGATGATGTCACTCCTTTCTCATCCCAACATACTCAACGCTCACTGCTCTTTCATGGTGGACCGTCGTCTTTGGGTGGTCATGCCCTTCATGTCCGCTGGCTCACTACAGTCCATTATCGCTTCTTCTTTCCCCAATGGCTTGTCGGAGCCCAGTATAGCTGTCGTTCTTAAGGAGATACTAAACGCATTGTCCTATCTCCATGATCAAGGCCAGCTCCACCGTGACATTAAGGCAG GTAATATTATGATGGATGCAAATGGATGTGTTAAGCTAGCAGATTTCGGTGTGTCGGCATCTATATATGAGTCAAACTCAAACCGTGGATTGTCAACGTCATTGTCATCCTTAACAGACGTGACTGGAACTCCGTACTGGATGGCACCAGAAGTGATTCACTCACACAACGGCTATGGATTCAAAGCTGACATTTGGTCTTTTGGGATTACAGCTTTGGAATTAGCTCACGGTTGTCCTCCATTATCTCACCTCCCTCTATCCAAGTCTCTCCTCATGAAGATAACGAAGCGGTTTCGATTCTCTGACTATGAAAAcaccaaaaacaacaaaaacaagcAGAGATTCTCCAAGAGTTTCAAGGACATGGTTGGCTTATGTTTGGACCAAGACCCCACCAAGAGGCCTACTGCTGAGAAGCTTCTCAAGCATCCTTTCTTTAAGAATTGTACCAAAGGTCCTGATTTTCTTGTCAAAAATATTTTGCATGGCTTATCTAGTGTTGAAGATAGGTTCAACAAGTTGATCACCACCAatattactactactactactactactactcttCAACATCGCcacgatgatgatgatgatggcgATGATGATGGCGATGGATCTTGCATTATAAGAGAGAAACAAAGAAGGATTAGTGGGTGGAACTTTAATGAAGACGGGTTCAAACTTGACCCGGTATTCCCAACTCAGTCGGTTAATGAAGAAGTAGTAGAAGACAATTCTGTTGCAAAACAGGTTAGTTTTGGTGGTGAAACCGTTATGAATAAAGCTGATAGTAATAGTACTAACAAAGAAAAGAATATCAATATCATAAACAATGTTGATAGATTATTTGTTGACGAGTTTAGTGAGTCACAAGATAGTGGTTGTGTTAGTGAGTTAATGGGCGAGTCATCATCACCAATGAGTAGTTTATTAAGTTGCAGTGCTGGTGAGTTAGTGAGCGAGTCAAGGCCTAGTGAGATTAGTTCTACAGTTGGTGGTGTTGATAGGGAAAAAATGTTGGAAAGTATTCAACTTATCAAAAGGAGTGTGGAGGAAGAGAGGCGTGTATTAATGGAGGTTTTGAAGGTGTTGGGATTAGTTGAGAATTATGATAGTGGCGATCATCATCATAATACTACGGTAATTAGCAGAGAGGAGTACTTGGCACAGACCATTGAGAAGTTGAGATGTGAACTGGaaatggagaagaagaagagcttGGATTTGGAAATGGAGATCGAGTTTCTCAACCATCAAATTTCTTCTATCTCACGTAATCATGactatacataa